In one window of Desulfurella amilsii DNA:
- a CDS encoding adenosylcobinamide-GDP ribazoletransferase, giving the protein MKKLLVGFAIAWNMLTAIPIFRTHTFKEGYMGFSCVSYGIVGFILGSIIYCINLLFQNQSPQVLIKILLFGFYTLSYGALHLDGLFDSLDAIFLKAPREKVLSVLKDPHLGAFSVIFGTLFLITKLSAFAYLNHMLFFILIAASSRYSVIFSIKFFPYISHGMAENAKKELKIYHLAIASLLMIILCTFVYNLAVIFLGLSVFFSMFLGYLLTKKFGGLNGDMYGFLIEANELLMLLASIFFGKYLS; this is encoded by the coding sequence ATGAAAAAACTTTTAGTCGGTTTTGCTATAGCCTGGAATATGCTAACTGCTATACCTATTTTTAGAACTCACACTTTTAAAGAAGGCTATATGGGGTTTTCGTGTGTAAGCTATGGTATTGTGGGGTTTATATTAGGATCAATTATTTATTGCATAAACTTACTATTTCAAAATCAAAGCCCGCAAGTGTTAATAAAAATTTTGCTATTTGGGTTTTATACACTATCTTATGGGGCACTTCATTTAGACGGTCTATTCGATAGTCTTGATGCAATTTTTTTAAAAGCACCGAGAGAAAAAGTTTTAAGCGTTTTAAAAGATCCACATTTGGGGGCATTTTCTGTAATTTTTGGCACATTGTTTTTAATCACAAAACTTAGTGCTTTTGCGTACCTAAATCATATGCTTTTTTTTATTTTAATTGCCGCATCGTCCCGCTACAGTGTAATTTTTTCTATAAAATTTTTTCCTTATATTTCCCACGGTATGGCTGAAAACGCAAAAAAAGAGCTAAAAATTTATCACTTAGCTATCGCAAGCTTACTAATGATAATACTTTGCACGTTTGTTTATAATTTGGCCGTTATATTTTTGGGTTTAAGTGTTTTTTTTAGTATGTTTTTAGGTTATTTATTAACAAAAAAGTTTGGCGGCTTAAATGGTGATATGTATGGGTTTCTAATTGAAGCTAATGAGCTTTTGATGCTTTTAGCCAGTATTTTCTTTGGTAAATATTTGTCTTGA
- a CDS encoding bifunctional adenosylcobinamide kinase/adenosylcobinamide-phosphate guanylyltransferase yields the protein MKALFIGANKSGKSRLALEYTLKLASKKPYFIATGIPTDEEMKKKIEIHKKDRQNRFITIEEPLEIYRTIKPIEAYKLVDCLSFWVSNMLLNSKEDEILTEAEKISQIENSIFVINEVGAGVIPANELARKFAHYNGLVSQIVAKNSDEVYFCTAGLSLKVK from the coding sequence ATGAAGGCGTTGTTTATTGGAGCCAACAAAAGCGGTAAATCACGTTTGGCTTTGGAATATACACTAAAATTAGCTTCAAAAAAGCCGTATTTTATTGCAACAGGTATACCAACAGATGAAGAAATGAAAAAGAAAATTGAGATTCACAAAAAAGACCGCCAAAATAGATTTATTACAATAGAAGAACCCCTTGAGATCTATAGAACAATAAAACCCATAGAAGCATACAAGCTTGTTGACTGTTTAAGTTTTTGGGTTAGCAATATGCTTCTTAATAGCAAAGAAGATGAAATATTGACTGAAGCAGAAAAAATATCACAAATAGAAAACTCGATTTTTGTTATAAATGAAGTAGGCGCAGGTGTTATACCAGCAAATGAACTTGCAAGAAAATTTGCCCACTACAATGGCCTGGTATCACAAATCGTAGCAAAAAACAGCGATGAAGTGTACTTTTGCACAGCGGGTCTAAGCTTAAAAGTAAAATGA
- the cbiB gene encoding adenosylcobinamide-phosphate synthase CbiB, with protein MWINFLNSYSALALCAFVLENIFGSIKFKFHPVYLLGKYIRFFENHFYKDSVFAGFILSVLTIIVSVVVVVLIKLLLPAPYWLIFEVIFASVLLANRLLYNEVKNVVLSENPKQKLKYLVTRDVDRLSDSDVYKACIETYAENLNDAVIAPLFYLLLFGIWGIVVYKAVNTLDSMVGYRNSRYEKFGKISARLDDVLNFIPARLTAILVLLLNNKLKYIKHINSLARHYPSFNAVYPIGAFAYSLEICLGGPSVYFGKTVFKPTLGYNKCTLDKSDVFYALNQKTKIDIAIFLVILISFILENWRLLIK; from the coding sequence ATGTGGATAAACTTTTTAAACTCCTATAGTGCCTTAGCGCTGTGTGCGTTTGTTTTAGAAAACATATTTGGCTCTATTAAATTTAAGTTTCACCCTGTTTACTTATTAGGCAAATACATTAGATTTTTTGAAAATCATTTTTATAAGGATAGTGTTTTTGCGGGATTTATCTTGTCTGTTTTAACTATTATCGTATCTGTAGTCGTTGTAGTTTTAATAAAATTATTATTGCCTGCACCTTATTGGCTTATATTTGAGGTTATCTTTGCAAGTGTTTTGTTAGCAAATAGGCTTTTGTACAATGAAGTAAAAAATGTCGTACTATCAGAAAATCCAAAACAGAAATTAAAGTACTTAGTAACTAGAGATGTCGATCGCTTGAGCGACTCAGATGTATACAAAGCCTGTATCGAAACATATGCAGAAAATTTAAATGATGCAGTCATTGCGCCGCTGTTTTATTTACTTTTATTTGGCATTTGGGGTATTGTGGTTTACAAAGCTGTTAATACGCTTGATTCTATGGTAGGCTATAGAAACTCTCGCTATGAAAAGTTTGGTAAAATAAGCGCGCGCCTTGATGATGTGTTAAATTTCATACCCGCAAGACTAACAGCTATATTGGTTTTGCTCTTAAATAATAAGTTAAAATATATAAAACATATAAATTCTCTCGCAAGGCACTATCCAAGCTTTAATGCAGTCTACCCTATTGGGGCTTTTGCGTATTCACTGGAAATATGCCTTGGGGGCCCAAGCGTTTATTTTGGCAAAACAGTATTTAAGCCTACGTTGGGCTATAACAAATGCACACTGGATAAAAGCGATGTATTCTACGCGCTAAACCAAAAAACAAAAATCGACATAGCTATTTTTTTGGTGATCTTGATTTCTTTTATTTTGGAAAATTGGAGGCTTTTGATTAAATGA
- a CDS encoding cobyric acid synthase, protein MNDIAVFGSSSSAGKSTITMLLLNILKQHNINALPFKAQNFSNNSTVADDNTEIAFAQYFQAKSVNLKTSRYLNPLLIKSGKNSHLHIIENGNFFGELSPIEYYNTIDTFKKTVENSYIRLKQEGIVVSEGAGSPTELNFLDRDLANTFIALNFKPKIVFVADIERGGVFASIFGTKELLKKIGLEISGVIINKFRGDIKLFNDGIKIIEKEFNIPIFGVLPYLELNVGFEDNLNTNNYIQHKKPIIKAGVYNFRYMSNYYDIEPLILDRNVEVSFFNNLNQADLFDVVVLPGSRQTVLDLLLIKKQDYKILKKTKIIALCGGYQMLFENIYDSIESDIKHTKGLGLIKGNVRFEPNKILKRSKYKIGSFEVNGFEMHYGKTDKLYFEDENIFGTFVHEALYNDDLRTCLLKKINPQYSPYNYKKAYKKHLAQFVENAKMNFYVDKLFKLL, encoded by the coding sequence ATGAACGATATTGCAGTATTTGGCTCATCATCAAGTGCAGGAAAATCTACAATTACAATGCTTTTGCTAAATATTTTAAAACAGCACAATATAAATGCCCTACCCTTTAAAGCACAAAATTTCTCAAACAACTCAACCGTAGCCGATGACAATACAGAAATTGCCTTTGCTCAGTACTTTCAGGCTAAATCAGTTAATCTAAAAACAAGCCGCTATTTGAACCCTTTATTAATAAAATCTGGCAAAAATTCTCATTTGCATATTATAGAAAACGGCAATTTTTTTGGCGAATTATCACCAATCGAATACTACAATACAATTGATACATTTAAAAAAACGGTTGAGAATAGTTACATTAGATTAAAACAAGAGGGCATAGTTGTATCAGAAGGCGCAGGAAGCCCAACAGAGTTGAATTTTTTGGATAGAGATTTAGCAAATACTTTTATTGCGCTAAACTTTAAACCTAAAATTGTATTTGTTGCAGATATTGAGCGTGGTGGTGTTTTTGCAAGTATATTTGGCACAAAAGAATTGTTAAAAAAAATTGGATTAGAGATTTCTGGTGTCATCATAAATAAATTTAGAGGCGATATAAAATTGTTTAATGATGGCATAAAAATAATAGAAAAAGAGTTTAATATACCTATTTTTGGTGTGTTGCCTTATTTAGAGCTCAATGTAGGTTTTGAAGATAATTTAAATACAAATAACTATATCCAGCACAAAAAACCCATTATAAAAGCCGGCGTGTATAATTTTAGATATATGAGTAACTACTATGATATTGAACCGTTAATTTTAGATAGAAATGTAGAGGTTTCTTTTTTTAATAATTTAAATCAAGCAGATTTATTTGATGTTGTAGTGTTACCTGGCTCAAGACAAACAGTTTTAGATTTATTGCTTATCAAAAAGCAAGACTACAAAATTTTGAAAAAGACAAAAATTATTGCCTTATGTGGCGGGTACCAGATGCTGTTTGAAAACATTTATGACAGTATAGAGTCAGACATAAAACACACAAAAGGCTTAGGTTTAATAAAAGGCAATGTTAGATTTGAGCCAAACAAAATACTAAAACGCTCTAAATATAAAATTGGAAGTTTTGAAGTAAATGGTTTTGAGATGCACTACGGCAAAACAGATAAACTTTATTTTGAAGATGAAAATATTTTTGGCACATTTGTGCACGAAGCTTTATACAACGATGATTTAAGAACATGCCTGCTAAAAAAAATTAACCCACAATACTCCCCCTACAACTACAAAAAAGCCTACAAGAAGCACCTTGCGCAATTTGTAGAAAACGCTAAAATGAACTTTTATGTGGATAAACTTTTTAAACTCCTATAG
- a CDS encoding pyridoxal phosphate-dependent aminotransferase, translating into MNRLIHGGNIYSFARKLHLKPSDIIDFSSNINFVTPKVKLNIDVCPYPDPNYSRLKKAIAKKFNISASLIQLFNGASDAIFNILQRYKNAVLYAPIYLEYKRAQRIHMINRFENIYELPKKDALVVFANPATPDGTYYNLDDLFEIWYKQNNTVLIDESFLDFCSKKSAIDYIAQYDKLIILKSFSKFYACAGVRVGCTISKIKFDTPIWNISSFDENYILQALNDSKFSLKSTQVNEKNKKMLCEILKESNLFTTIFESCANFYLAKLKNLTAFSLQRKLSEFGILIRNCSNFDFLDESFVRFAVKSKKDLKILKKTLK; encoded by the coding sequence ATGAATAGACTCATACATGGAGGCAATATATATAGCTTTGCTAGAAAACTCCATTTAAAACCAAGCGATATTATTGACTTTTCCTCAAATATAAATTTTGTAACACCAAAGGTAAAGTTAAATATTGACGTCTGTCCATACCCTGACCCAAACTACTCAAGGCTTAAAAAAGCCATCGCAAAAAAATTTAATATTAGCGCAAGCTTAATTCAGCTGTTTAACGGCGCAAGCGATGCTATATTTAATATTTTGCAACGCTACAAAAATGCAGTTTTATACGCACCAATTTACCTAGAATATAAAAGAGCGCAACGCATCCACATGATAAATAGGTTTGAAAATATTTACGAATTACCAAAAAAAGATGCACTTGTGGTATTTGCAAACCCAGCTACACCTGATGGAACATATTATAACTTAGATGACTTGTTTGAAATCTGGTATAAACAAAACAACACAGTCTTAATTGATGAGTCTTTTTTGGATTTTTGCAGTAAGAAAAGCGCTATCGACTACATTGCTCAATACGATAAATTGATTATCTTAAAGTCTTTTAGTAAGTTTTATGCGTGTGCAGGCGTAAGGGTTGGCTGCACAATTAGTAAAATAAAATTTGACACACCAATTTGGAATATCTCATCATTTGACGAAAATTACATTTTGCAAGCGTTAAATGACTCAAAATTCTCATTAAAATCAACTCAAGTCAATGAAAAAAACAAAAAGATGCTATGTGAAATTTTGAAAGAAAGCAATCTATTTACAACAATATTTGAAAGCTGTGCAAACTTTTACCTTGCAAAGCTAAAAAACCTCACAGCTTTTAGCTTACAAAGAAAACTATCCGAGTTTGGGATTTTAATTAGAAATTGCTCTAACTTTGACTTTTTAGATGAATCTTTTGTGCGTTTTGCAGTAAAATCAAAAAAAGACTTAAAAATACTCAAAAAGACTCTAAAATGA